The Bernardetia sp. nucleotide sequence CTTCTTGTGATTTCCCACATATCTTTTTCAGCCGAAAAATACTCTTTTCGCTCTCCTATTTTTATTGTTTTTTCTATGAGTTGCCAATCTATCAAAGCTCTAAGGTTCATATTTGCACTTCCCTGTGAAACGGAAAGCGTATCTATAATTTCCTGTGCGCTAAGAGGTTCGGCAGAAACAAGTAAAAGGGCATGAATCTGTGCCATTGTTCGGCTAATTCCCCAACTTGTTCCCAAAACGCCCCACGCTTGAATAAACTTTGCCTTTGCGTCGTCTAATTTCATTATATTATTTTTAATTGTATTGTTCTGATTGATTATAAAAGTACGAAATTTCAATCTGACTTGAAAGTATATATAAAACCTTATGATTAACAAAAAATATACATTTTAGTTGCTGACTTTGTATTCTTACTTTTGATTGGTAAATGAATACTTTATCTTTGTGTTTGTTTCATAATATTTCTATTCATCAACTTTTTTTTAGATGAAAATTTACCGTAAGGTTTCAGAATTTCCAGAACTTCAACATACAATTCTAACAAGTGGTACATTCGATGGCGTTCATTTAGGGCATCAAAAGATAATTCAACGTCTTATAGATTTAAAAAAACAAACTCCTAATGCTCAGACTGTTGTTCTGACCTATCATCCTCATCCACGTTTGGTGCTTTTTCCAGAACAAAAAGATTTGAAAATATTGAATACGTTAGAGGAAAAAGCAATGTTATTCGAAGATTTGGGAATAGACCACCTTTGCATAATTCCATTCAACAAGCGTTTTGCTTCTACTTCATCAGAAAATTTTATCAAGAGAATTATTCAGAAAAAATTACAAACTCGCCAATTTGTAATTGGTTATGACCACCGTTTTGGGAAAAATAGAGAAGGAGGCTTTGAATATTTAAAGGAAAACGAAGACAGATTTGGCTTTAAGGTAGAAGAAATTTCAAGACAAGATATAGACGACAATGCTATCAGCAGTACCAGAATTAGAAAAGCTCTTTTTGCTGGCGATATAGAAACGGCTAACGAGCTTTTGGGTTACGAATTTTCAATTACTGGAAAAGTTGTCAAAGGAAAACAAATTGGCAGAACAATAGGCTATCCAACGGCTAACTTAAAGCTAGACTACAAACACAAACTCATTCCAAAACAAGGAATTTATGCCGTTCGTGTCTATTACAAGTATGAATA carries:
- a CDS encoding GbsR/MarR family transcriptional regulator, whose amino-acid sequence is MKLDDAKAKFIQAWGVLGTSWGISRTMAQIHALLLVSAEPLSAQEIIDTLSVSQGSANMNLRALIDWQLIEKTIKIGERKEYFSAEKDMWEITR
- a CDS encoding bifunctional riboflavin kinase/FAD synthetase, with amino-acid sequence MKIYRKVSEFPELQHTILTSGTFDGVHLGHQKIIQRLIDLKKQTPNAQTVVLTYHPHPRLVLFPEQKDLKILNTLEEKAMLFEDLGIDHLCIIPFNKRFASTSSENFIKRIIQKKLQTRQFVIGYDHRFGKNREGGFEYLKENEDRFGFKVEEISRQDIDDNAISSTRIRKALFAGDIETANELLGYEFSITGKVVKGKQIGRTIGYPTANLKLDYKHKLIPKQGIYAVRVYYKYEYYGGMLSIGVRPTIGKNLKQTIEVNIFDFDKDIYDKNITLQFVKYLRPEEKYNSLEELKAQLAKDKEMSEEVLKV